A genomic window from Pocillopora verrucosa isolate sample1 chromosome 7, ASM3666991v2, whole genome shotgun sequence includes:
- the LOC131770238 gene encoding pre-mRNA-processing factor 39 isoform X1, which produces MAAVQEGLVGNEVESSEYPFHPVAAKDNGENTAEGDNDANITETKANGSIGDEDSTNVPVLEGEVVNEQELKYWKAVKENPADFTSWTYLLQFVEQENKLSSARQAFDAFFKRYPYCYGYWKKYADLERKNGNNDRAREVFEGAISAIPLSVDLWVHYLNFVSQSTKGQIDGPEVMRSLFERAVSSAGEEFRADKLWDAYIDWEKNQGQLQRVTALYDRVFYVPTQNYSQNFEKFKQHINSNPIAAVLCTEELLKLRAEVAAAPPGLSSAEVEPLISVTSSSANPPGVDGDADADEVAPGTENLTIPGAESSVTSQDDAETIAIREKVIAARQKVFTALGEEVRKRWTFEEAIKRPYFHVKPLERVQLKNWREYLDFEIGNGDHRRVVILFERCVIACALYEDFWQRFASYMEAHDVEACRHVYERACTIHLPRKPSIHLAWAAFEEQQGNAAKASEILAELDKGVPGIIIVKLKRVNLERRRGNFEVTCTLYEETMNETSDQELATFFAIRYSRFLAKVMGNVEKAREVLKIALEKDKDNKRLYLQLLDVELSSFPLKEEKVLEVFDLVRDSELNTEVKQGFSQRQVEFLEDFSADITKIMAAQENHARLYKGKSSLIPLTGSKRSQEGDGSSDIKSKVSKTEDGIVDSSQHATSTALTGAETYDASYPSAAAYSAAASAYNYSTPLQSQWAAYSAAQPNAYSYSQWYQQYGAAYGHAHQTATQ; this is translated from the exons ATGGCGGCCGTTCAGGAAGGGCTGGTGGGTAACGAGGTTGAATCCAGCGAATATCCTTTTCATCCTGTAG CGGCGAAGGACAACGGTGAAAATACGGCAGAGGGTGATAATGATGCAAACATAACTGAAACGAAGGCAAATGGTTCCATTGGTGACGAAGATTCTACAAATGTCCCAGTACTGGAAGGAGAAGTTGTCAACGAACAAGAATTGAAGTACTGGAAGGCTGTGAAGGAAAACCCCGCGGATTTTACAAGTTGGACGTATCTCTTGCAGTTTGTCGAACAAGAG AACAAACTGTCATCTGCTAGGCAAGCATTCGACGCCTTTTTTAAACGTTACCCTTATTGTTATGGGTACTGGAAGAAATATGCTGACCTGGAaaggaaaaatggaaacaatGACAGAGCTAGAGAG GTATTTGAGGGTGCTATTTCAGCCATTCCTCTCAGTGTGGATTTGTGGGTACATTACCTCAACTTTGTTTCTCAAAGTACCAAAGGTCAGATTGATGGTCCAGAGGTCATGCGCAG TTTATTTGAAAGAGCAGTGTCATCGGCTGGAGAAGAGTTCCGTGCAGACAAACTTTGGGATGCTTACATTGACTGGGAGAAAAATCAAGGCCAACTGCAAAGAGTAACAGCTTTATATGACAGAGTCTTTTATGTTCCTACCCAGAATTACAGCCAGAACTTTGAAAA GTTTAAACAACACATAAACTCCAACCCTATTGCTGCGGTATTGTGCACCGAGGAACTTCTTAAGCTGAGGGCAGAGGTTGCAGCTGCTCCCCCTGGCCTGTCATCAGCCGAGGTGGAACCTCTTATAAGTGTAACCTCTTCCTCGGCTAATCCACCAG GTGTTGATGGAGATGCTGATGCTGATGAAGTAGCTCCTGGAACTGAAAACCTTACCATTCCTGGAGCTGAAAGCTCTGTCACTTCCCAG GATGATGCTGAAACTATTGCAATCAGAGAAAAAGTAATTGCAGCAAGACAAAAAGTATTTACTGCATTAGGAGAAGAAGTGAGAAAGCGCTGGACATTTGAGGAGGCCATAAAGAGACCATATTTCCATGTCAAACCACTTGAACGTGTCCAGCTAAAGAACTGGAGAGAATATCTGGATTTTGAAATTGGCAATGGTGATCATAGAAGGGTTGTGATTCTCTTTGAACGTTGTGTAATTGCATGTGCATTGTATGAGGACTTTTGGCAAAGATTTGCTAGTTACATGGAAGCACATGATGTGGAAGCATGCCGCCATGTATATGAGAGAGCATGCACAATACACCTTCCAAGGAAACCTTCCATTCATTTAGCATGGGCTGCTTTTGAAGAACAGCAAG gaaatgctGCCAAGGCATCAGAGATTTTGGCTGAGTTAGACAAGGGTGTTCCTGGTATAATAATAGTGAAGCTAAAGAGAGTAAACCTGGAAAGACGGAGGGGCAACTTTGAAGTTACTTGTACTCTCTATGAAGAGACCATGAATGAGACTAGTGACCAGGAGTTAGCAACATTTTTTGCTATTAGATACTCACGATTTTTAGCAAAG GTCATGGGTAATGTGGAGAAAGCAAGAGAGGTCTTGAAAATTGCCCTTGAAAAAGATAAG GATAACAAGAGGTTGTATCTTCAGCTTTTGGATGTAGAGCTTTCTTCATTTCcattgaaagaagaaaaggtTCTAGAAGTCTTTGATTTGGTGAGAGACAGTGAGCTGAACACAGAAGTTAAACAAGGTTTCTCTCAAAGACAAGTTGAATTTCTTGAAGATTTCAGTGCTGACATTACCAAAATAATGGCTGCTCAGGAAAATCATGCTAGACTTTATAAAGGAAAATCTTCCTTGATCCCATTGACTGGCAGTAAAAGGTCACAAGAGGGAGATGG TAGTTCAGACATCAAATCCAAAGTATCAAAAACAGAAGATGGAATAGTGGATAGTAGTCAACATGCTACCAGCACTGCACTGACAGGAGCAGAAACATACGATGCATCATATCCATCAGCAGCAGCCTACTCTGCTGCGGCATCTGCTTATAACTATTCCACACCCTTACAGAGCCAGTGGGCAGCCTACTCAGCTGCACAGCCG AATGCATACAGCTATAGTCAGTGGTATCAGCAGTATGGGGCTGCATATGGACATGCTCACCAAACTGCCACACAGTAg
- the LOC131770244 gene encoding transmembrane protein 179, whose amino-acid sequence MQRAERFEIFFYIVALAAGCCISVLLKLNETNFNGDCLLFGKLDILTNNIFMGSQAYCNFTFYSSLTNAILAILLGFGQCCCSVHTYNWSVVYFKFMATILAAIAWINCLVCTIFIVTGFNKWCNSVTNNGNIERCKNAERWDWTVYRPVGIDGRNFYTHLFIAEVASYSALGIWFIITVFSGRNFKKSLFEMKASEYYLTDERMAYSSPIQEIPFYEVTSDRGSRYL is encoded by the exons ATGCAGCGAGCGGAGCGATTTGAGATTTTCTTCTACATCGTAGCCCTCGCCGCTGGATGTTGCATTTCAGTTCTTCTTAAACTCAATGAAACTAATTTCAATGGTGACTGTTTACTTTTTGGAAAACTGGATATTCTAACCAACAACATATTCATGGGAAGTCAAGCGTACtgtaattttacattttactcCTCTTTGACAAACGCCATCTTAGCGATTTTGCTCGGATTTGGCCAATGCTGCTGTAGTGTACACACCTACAATTGGAG CGTAGTTTACTTCAAATTCATGGCCACCATTTTAGCAGCAATTGCATGGATCAACTGCTTGGTGTGTACTATATTTATCGTCACTGGCTTCAACAAATGGTGTAACTCTGTAACCAACAATGGAAACATTGAAAG GTGCAAAAATGCAGAAAGGTGGGATTGGACTGTTTACAGACCAGTTGGTATTGATGGCAGAAACTTTTACACCCACCTGTTTATAGCAGAG GTTGCATCATATTCTGCTTTAGGGATTTGGTTTATCATAACAGTGTTCTCTGgtagaaatttcaagaaaagctTGTTTGAGATGAAAGCTTCTGAGTATTACCTTACTGATGAGAGAATGGCATACTCATCACCCATCCAAGAAATTCCATTTTATGAGGTTACAAGTGACAGGGGATCAAGATATCTTTAA
- the LOC131770238 gene encoding pre-mRNA-processing factor 39 isoform X2, whose amino-acid sequence MAAVQEGLVGNEVESSEYPFHPVAAKDNGENTAEGDNDANITETKANGSIGDEDSTNVPVLEGEVVNEQELKYWKAVKENPADFTSWTYLLQFVEQENKLSSARQAFDAFFKRYPYCYGYWKKYADLERKNGNNDRAREVFEGAISAIPLSVDLWVHYLNFVSQSTKGQIDGPEVMRSLFERAVSSAGEEFRADKLWDAYIDWEKNQGQLQRVTALYDRVFYVPTQNYSQNFEKFKQHINSNPIAAVLCTEELLKLRAEVAAAPPGLSSAEVEPLISVTSSSANPPGVDGDADADEVAPGTENLTIPGAESSVTSQDDAETIAIREKVIAARQKVFTALGEEVRKRWTFEEAIKRPYFHVKPLERVQLKNWREYLDFEIGNGDHRRVVILFERCVIACALYEDFWQRFASYMEAHDVEACRHVYERACTIHLPRKPSIHLAWAAFEEQQGNAAKASEILAELDKGVPGIIIVKLKRVNLERRRGNFEVTCTLYEETMNETSDQELATFFAIRYSRFLAKVMGNVEKAREVLKIALEKDKDNKRLYLQLLDVELSSFPLKEEKVLEVFDLVRDSELNTEVKQGFSQRQVEFLEDFSADITKIMAAQENHARLYKGKSSLIPLTGSKRSQEGDGSDIKSKVSKTEDGIVDSSQHATSTALTGAETYDASYPSAAAYSAAASAYNYSTPLQSQWAAYSAAQPNAYSYSQWYQQYGAAYGHAHQTATQ is encoded by the exons ATGGCGGCCGTTCAGGAAGGGCTGGTGGGTAACGAGGTTGAATCCAGCGAATATCCTTTTCATCCTGTAG CGGCGAAGGACAACGGTGAAAATACGGCAGAGGGTGATAATGATGCAAACATAACTGAAACGAAGGCAAATGGTTCCATTGGTGACGAAGATTCTACAAATGTCCCAGTACTGGAAGGAGAAGTTGTCAACGAACAAGAATTGAAGTACTGGAAGGCTGTGAAGGAAAACCCCGCGGATTTTACAAGTTGGACGTATCTCTTGCAGTTTGTCGAACAAGAG AACAAACTGTCATCTGCTAGGCAAGCATTCGACGCCTTTTTTAAACGTTACCCTTATTGTTATGGGTACTGGAAGAAATATGCTGACCTGGAaaggaaaaatggaaacaatGACAGAGCTAGAGAG GTATTTGAGGGTGCTATTTCAGCCATTCCTCTCAGTGTGGATTTGTGGGTACATTACCTCAACTTTGTTTCTCAAAGTACCAAAGGTCAGATTGATGGTCCAGAGGTCATGCGCAG TTTATTTGAAAGAGCAGTGTCATCGGCTGGAGAAGAGTTCCGTGCAGACAAACTTTGGGATGCTTACATTGACTGGGAGAAAAATCAAGGCCAACTGCAAAGAGTAACAGCTTTATATGACAGAGTCTTTTATGTTCCTACCCAGAATTACAGCCAGAACTTTGAAAA GTTTAAACAACACATAAACTCCAACCCTATTGCTGCGGTATTGTGCACCGAGGAACTTCTTAAGCTGAGGGCAGAGGTTGCAGCTGCTCCCCCTGGCCTGTCATCAGCCGAGGTGGAACCTCTTATAAGTGTAACCTCTTCCTCGGCTAATCCACCAG GTGTTGATGGAGATGCTGATGCTGATGAAGTAGCTCCTGGAACTGAAAACCTTACCATTCCTGGAGCTGAAAGCTCTGTCACTTCCCAG GATGATGCTGAAACTATTGCAATCAGAGAAAAAGTAATTGCAGCAAGACAAAAAGTATTTACTGCATTAGGAGAAGAAGTGAGAAAGCGCTGGACATTTGAGGAGGCCATAAAGAGACCATATTTCCATGTCAAACCACTTGAACGTGTCCAGCTAAAGAACTGGAGAGAATATCTGGATTTTGAAATTGGCAATGGTGATCATAGAAGGGTTGTGATTCTCTTTGAACGTTGTGTAATTGCATGTGCATTGTATGAGGACTTTTGGCAAAGATTTGCTAGTTACATGGAAGCACATGATGTGGAAGCATGCCGCCATGTATATGAGAGAGCATGCACAATACACCTTCCAAGGAAACCTTCCATTCATTTAGCATGGGCTGCTTTTGAAGAACAGCAAG gaaatgctGCCAAGGCATCAGAGATTTTGGCTGAGTTAGACAAGGGTGTTCCTGGTATAATAATAGTGAAGCTAAAGAGAGTAAACCTGGAAAGACGGAGGGGCAACTTTGAAGTTACTTGTACTCTCTATGAAGAGACCATGAATGAGACTAGTGACCAGGAGTTAGCAACATTTTTTGCTATTAGATACTCACGATTTTTAGCAAAG GTCATGGGTAATGTGGAGAAAGCAAGAGAGGTCTTGAAAATTGCCCTTGAAAAAGATAAG GATAACAAGAGGTTGTATCTTCAGCTTTTGGATGTAGAGCTTTCTTCATTTCcattgaaagaagaaaaggtTCTAGAAGTCTTTGATTTGGTGAGAGACAGTGAGCTGAACACAGAAGTTAAACAAGGTTTCTCTCAAAGACAAGTTGAATTTCTTGAAGATTTCAGTGCTGACATTACCAAAATAATGGCTGCTCAGGAAAATCATGCTAGACTTTATAAAGGAAAATCTTCCTTGATCCCATTGACTGGCAGTAAAAGGTCACAAGAGGGAGATGG TTCAGACATCAAATCCAAAGTATCAAAAACAGAAGATGGAATAGTGGATAGTAGTCAACATGCTACCAGCACTGCACTGACAGGAGCAGAAACATACGATGCATCATATCCATCAGCAGCAGCCTACTCTGCTGCGGCATCTGCTTATAACTATTCCACACCCTTACAGAGCCAGTGGGCAGCCTACTCAGCTGCACAGCCG AATGCATACAGCTATAGTCAGTGGTATCAGCAGTATGGGGCTGCATATGGACATGCTCACCAAACTGCCACACAGTAg
- the LOC131770239 gene encoding glycine N-methyltransferase-like has translation MVDSVYRTRSLGIGVSGIPDQYADGKAAKVWQHYIGGHKKRTESYREFFCNLLNDNGVKHILDVACGTGVDSIMLLENNFKVTSTDASDKMLKQAWKIRWQRRKEEAFDKWEIEEGNWLSLKDANIDVPPQGFDAVICLGNSFAHLPDFQGDLTNQKLAIQNFQDMLKPGGVLFIDHRNYDAILDTGKAPQRNLYYNSDCIESIKTSVLFVDGKESMITLDYTVDPSKASDDFTEEGEEPAVKKRKSTEGDISKFRLSYCPLRLSTFTNLLKSVFGEATRHEVFGDFEPLGQVECPAYYVHMIWKQASEDVNGAEDH, from the exons ATGGTTGATAGCGTTTACCGTACACGTTCCTTGGGAATCGGTGTCTCTGGCATTCCAGATCAGTACGCAGATGGAAAAGCCGCAAAAGTCTGGCAGCACTACATCGGTGGACACAAGAAACGAACAGAGTCATATAGAGAATTCTTCTGCAATCTTTTGAATGACAACGGTGTAAAACACATTCTCGATGTCGCTTGTGGAACAGG AGTGGACTCCATTATGCTGcttgaaaacaactttaaagTGACAAGCACAGATGCCAGTGATAAAATGTTGAAACAAGCATGGAAGATACGGTGGCAGCGTCGAAAGGAAGAAGCCTTTGATAAGTGGG AAATTGAAGAAGGCAACTGGCTTTCTTTAAAAGATGCCAACATTGATGTCCCTCCACAAGGTTTTGATGCAGTCATCTGTCTTGGCAATTCATTCGCTCACTTGCCAGACTTCCAAGGAGacttaaccaatcagaagctGGCAATTCAAAACTTCCAAGATATGTTAAAGCCAGGCGGGGTCTTGTTCATCGACCACCGCAATTATGATGCTATTCTTGATACAGGCAAAGCCCCTCAGCGAAACTTGTATTACAAT AGTGACTGTATTGAAAGTATCAAGACTTCAGTCCTATTTGTGGATGGCAAAGAGAGTATGATAACATTGGACTACACTGTTGACCCTTCAAAGGCTTCAGATGATTTTACAGAAGAGGGAGAAGAACCAGCagtgaagaaaaggaaatcaacTGAAGGAGACATCAG CAAGTTCCGTCTTTCCTACTGCCCCCTGCGCCTGAGCACATTTACCAACCTCCTGAAAAGCGTCTTTGGTGAAGCCACAAGACATGAAGTGTTTGGCGACTTTGAACCTCTTGGACAAGTTGAATGCCCAGCATATTATGTTCACATGATTTGGAAACAGGCCAGTGAAGATGTGAATGGTGCGGAAGATCACTAA